The Desulfonatronum lacustre DSM 10312 region CGCGCCGCCCCCGGGTACCAGACCGTCCCGGTCCGCGTCGAATGGACGGCTGGCGGTCTGGGGTCGGTCCATGCGGGTGGAGAAGGCTCCCAGGCCGTCGAAGCTGCACACCGATTGCCAGTTGATTTCCTGAGCTCCGCCGCAGAGCACCCGGTCCTGACGGCCCGAGGCAATCAGGTCCGCGGCCTGGCCCACGGCGTGCCCGCCGCTGGAGCAGGCCGAGCTGATGGTCCAGCAGGCGCCCCGAGTGCCCAGCAGGGTGTTCAGGTTCATGGTGATGGTGGAGGTCATGGAGCGAAAGATATGCCCGCTGCCGATGGACCGCGTGTCCAGGCGTTCACGGAGCATGTCCACTTGTTCCACGCCGGCCAGGCAACTGGAGTCGCATCCGAACACCAGTCCGGTGCGGTCGTTGCGCAGATCATCCGGGTCCAGCCGGGCCATGGCCAGGGCTTCCATGGTCGCGGCATGGGCCTGGACCGCGAACTCGGGCATGGTCTTGCGCTGTTTGCGACTGAGGTGTCTGGCGGGGTCGAACCCGCGAATCAGGCCGGTCAAGGCGCTTCTGAAGCCCAACTTTATCCGTTCCAGATCTACGCTGATTCCGGACCTGCCCTCATACAGGGCCCGGGCCGCGGAATCCGCGTCGTTGCCCAAGGAAGAGACGATCCCTACGCCGGTGATGGCCGCTTGATGCATGCTTAGATTCAAGAGGAAATACAGGTTGAAGGCTGAAGGTTCAAGGTTGAAAGGGAAGTCAGGTGTTGCCTCATGCCGCGCTTTCCAAACCTTCAACCTTGTCCTTTTTCAACCAAAAAAAATCATGGATTTTGGCCGAATGGCGTTTACATGTATATCCCGCCATTGACCGCGATGGTCTGGCCGGTGATGTATGTGGCCTTGGCGGAACAGAGAAAGGAGACGACTTCGGCGACTTCCTCGGGCCGGCCGACTCGGCCCAGGGGAATCTTCGGCAGGATGGCGTCCCAGGGCAGGTCGGTGGTCATGTCGGTCTGGATGAAGCCCGGGGCCACGGCATTGACCAAAATGTTCCGTTTGCCCATCTCCTGGGCCAGGGCCTTGGTCGCGCCGATGAGTCCGGCCTTGGCCGCGGAATAGTTGACCTGGCCGGCCATGCCGGCCTGGCCGGACGTGGAGACGATGTTCACAACCCGGCCCCGGCGCTTGCGCAGCATTTTGGCCAGGACCAGTTTGGTGACCAGGAAAAAACCGTCCAGGTGCACGTTCAGCACCCGTTTCCACTCCCGTTCGAAGTCCATGGTCAGCATCAGGGTGTCCGCCGCGAATCCGGCGTTGTTGATCACGGCAAAAGGCGTGGCCTCGTCCAAAAGCGGTTCCAGGGCGGCGGTCGTCGCGTTTGCATCGGCCACGTCAAAGGGCAACAGCCGACAGTTCCGGCCCAGGGCGACGACGGCCTCGCGCACCGTCGCCGCCGCGTGATGGTCTCCGCGATAATTCAACCAGATGTCGAACCCGTCACGGGCCAGGACCAGGGCCGTGGCCGCGCCGATGCCCTTGCTCGCGCCGGTGATCAGGGCGATGGGAGTGATGTCCATAATATGAAGAGCCGAACGGATATCGACTAATCGGTTATGGAGACGACCCGTCCGTTGCCGTCAAACACCACGCCCATGGTCATGAAGCGGTTGCGCCAATAGATCCAGGTATTGCTTTCCAGAGAGGGCGTTCTGTGTTTGGCCGGATAGCCGAGGGCAGTGAGAACTCCCTCTTTGGTCATGCCGGTGTATACTTTACCGGTCTTGATTCCTTTCCTGTCCTGCTCCGAAAAGCGGTCCAGGGAGACGGGTGAACCGGACGTGATCAGTTCGATGTACTCGTGTTCGCCCATGCCCATCCGGCCTCGGTGAAATTCGAAAAACACCTTTTGTCCGGTGTCGGCCACGGTGAACCAGAAACCGTTCCTCCACCGCTGCCCCTTGCCGGGAAACATCACTTTGGATCCCGCAGGGATAACAAAATGTCCGTCCCCGGAGTCGACATATCCGGCATAGCTGGCTTTGATGTCCCGGCGGCTCTGTTGGGCGTGAATATTGTATTTGGTGTACCGGATTTCCGAAGTGGCGCTTGTCATCTGCCCTGATGAGCCGGTGGAGCGACAGGAGGAGAGCAAAACAAGGACGAAGCACAGTAAGAGCATCGCAGCGAGCCAACGGGCTTGAATGATGCGGTTAGCGGGTGCACGGTCCTGCATGGTCATGGGATGGTCCTCCTGTTGATTTTAGGGGTGAGATGAAGCGGTCATTTTTCGAGGCGGGGCGAAGCCTTGAAGGTCCGTATCGCCGTCGCCGCCACGATGTCCTCGGCCTTGTCGAGTGCCACAACCAGATCACCGGCGTCAATCCTGCCATGTCGAAACATGCAAAA contains the following coding sequences:
- the fabG gene encoding 3-oxoacyl-ACP reductase FabG, with product MDITPIALITGASKGIGAATALVLARDGFDIWLNYRGDHHAAATVREAVVALGRNCRLLPFDVADANATTAALEPLLDEATPFAVINNAGFAADTLMLTMDFEREWKRVLNVHLDGFFLVTKLVLAKMLRKRRGRVVNIVSTSGQAGMAGQVNYSAAKAGLIGATKALAQEMGKRNILVNAVAPGFIQTDMTTDLPWDAILPKIPLGRVGRPEEVAEVVSFLCSAKATYITGQTIAVNGGIYM
- a CDS encoding beta-ketoacyl-[acyl-carrier-protein] synthase family protein, with product MHQAAITGVGIVSSLGNDADSAARALYEGRSGISVDLERIKLGFRSALTGLIRGFDPARHLSRKQRKTMPEFAVQAHAATMEALAMARLDPDDLRNDRTGLVFGCDSSCLAGVEQVDMLRERLDTRSIGSGHIFRSMTSTITMNLNTLLGTRGACWTISSACSSGGHAVGQAADLIASGRQDRVLCGGAQEINWQSVCSFDGLGAFSTRMDRPQTASRPFDADRDGLVPGGGAATLLLERLDLARKRGAQVLGLVRGYGFSSDGEHISVPSGDGLERAMRMALSEACWNPPEVDYICAHATSTPAGDSVEAESIARLFGTPTPPVSSLKSMTGHELWMSGAAQAVYCVLMAREGFIAPNINFERPDPASAKLDIVTETRSARLRNVLCNSAGFGGTNACLALGFPE